One window from the genome of Archaeoglobus neptunius encodes:
- a CDS encoding ABC transporter substrate-binding protein produces MKKFFILLLISALLLLCASKPVDNHEHRFNLTEILNATPVDDTGHVIKKGHPKRIVSLAPSNTEILFAIGAGDRVVGVTDYCNYPPEVIERKKNGSLVSIGGYSTINIEKIISLKPDLVVASYGNGLENIETLRRFGINVIAFDPRTIEDVMKDIVLIGIATGNYENATKVVREMAYKIENVTKWVKNKPKVRVAHILWYDPIYVSGKNTFIDEVFTLANGENVFKFSGWKVVSVEDLIAANPDVIIVSSGTGMSGGKDVVYQWVISDDRLKDIKAVKNGRVYVVNADIIDRPSYRLADAVEIIAKLIHK; encoded by the coding sequence ATGAAAAAATTTTTCATATTACTTTTAATTTCTGCCCTACTCCTTCTATGCGCTTCAAAGCCCGTTGACAATCATGAGCACAGATTCAACTTAACGGAGATATTAAATGCCACGCCCGTTGATGATACCGGGCATGTCATAAAAAAAGGACACCCCAAACGCATCGTTTCGCTCGCTCCAAGCAACACCGAGATTCTCTTTGCCATCGGAGCTGGAGACAGGGTTGTAGGGGTTACGGACTACTGCAATTACCCACCAGAGGTGATTGAGAGGAAAAAGAATGGTTCACTGGTAAGCATCGGAGGGTACTCGACCATAAACATTGAAAAGATAATATCTTTAAAGCCAGATCTTGTTGTTGCATCCTACGGTAACGGCCTCGAGAACATCGAAACGCTGAGGAGGTTTGGAATCAATGTCATAGCCTTTGATCCGAGGACGATCGAAGACGTAATGAAAGACATCGTTCTGATAGGAATCGCCACCGGAAACTACGAAAATGCCACAAAAGTTGTAAGAGAGATGGCATATAAAATTGAGAATGTGACAAAGTGGGTAAAGAACAAGCCAAAAGTCAGGGTTGCTCACATACTGTGGTACGACCCGATTTACGTCAGTGGAAAAAACACTTTCATCGACGAGGTCTTCACTCTGGCCAATGGGGAAAACGTGTTCAAATTCAGTGGCTGGAAGGTTGTAAGTGTTGAGGATCTGATTGCAGCCAATCCAGACGTCATAATAGTCAGCAGCGGTACGGGTATGAGTGGTGGGAAGGACGTGGTTTACCAGTGGGTCATCAGCGATGACAGGTTGAAGGATATTAAAGCTGTGAAAAACGGGAGGGTATATGTGGTCAATGCAGATATCATTGATCGCCCATCCTACAGGCTTGCAGATGCTGTTGAGATAATAGCGAAACTGATCCACAAGTAA
- a CDS encoding RNA ligase partner protein, which yields MRQRFVLDTTAITDAGLRIKEGYESLCESANEILNLIALARLKLDISCYIPYPSVYTELTSFLKRYGCDEDVFAKLDTWLVKKTPNRFEVKIPAAIFYDYIITVRQKMNRGRRLAEEYILEASAITSKLEDKSNIEVEIGSLISKFRDKYRAVMRQGILDSAPDLDVLLLAKELEAGVVSSDAGIRKWSERLGLRFVEASKFPRMLKEYLKLMNMGELSEGEGRLG from the coding sequence ATGCGCCAAAGATTTGTGCTGGACACAACTGCAATAACAGATGCGGGTCTCAGGATTAAGGAGGGCTATGAATCCCTATGTGAGTCCGCCAATGAGATACTGAATCTGATAGCTCTTGCGAGGCTTAAACTGGACATAAGCTGCTACATCCCATATCCTTCAGTGTACACCGAACTGACAAGTTTTCTCAAAAGATACGGATGTGATGAGGATGTTTTTGCAAAACTCGACACATGGCTGGTAAAGAAGACCCCAAACAGATTTGAGGTCAAGATTCCTGCTGCGATATTCTACGACTACATAATAACGGTGAGGCAGAAAATGAACAGGGGCAGAAGACTGGCGGAGGAATACATACTGGAGGCATCTGCCATTACGTCCAAGCTTGAGGACAAAAGCAACATCGAAGTCGAAATTGGAAGCTTAATATCAAAGTTCAGAGACAAGTACAGGGCTGTGATGAGGCAGGGAATTTTGGACAGTGCTCCAGACCTCGATGTACTTCTTCTGGCAAAAGAGCTTGAAGCAGGAGTCGTTAGCAGTGACGCAGGAATCAGAAAATGGAGCGAAAGACTGGGGCTCAGATTTGTAGAAGCTTCAAAGTTTCCAAGAATGCTGAAGGAATATCTGAAATTGATGAATATGGGAGAGTTGAGTGAGGGTGAGGGGAGGTTAGGTTAA
- the mch gene encoding methenyltetrahydromethanopterin cyclohydrolase — protein sequence MLSVNEIAAEIVEDMLDYEEELRIESKKLENGAVVVDCGVNVPGSYDAGIMYTQVCMGGLADVDIVVDTINDVPFAFVTEYTDHPAIACLGSQKAGWQIKVEKYFAMGSGPARALALKPKKTYERIEYEDDADVAVIALEANQLPDEKVVEFIAKECDVDTENVYVLVAPTASIVGSVQISGRIVETAIFKMNEIGYDPKLIVSGAGRCPISPILENDLKAMGSTNDSMMYYGSVFLTVKKYDEILKNVPSCTSRDYGKPFYEIFKAANYDFYKIDPNLFAPAQIAVNDLSTGKTYVHGKLNADVLFQSYQIVPEE from the coding sequence ATGTTGAGTGTAAACGAGATTGCCGCAGAAATTGTTGAGGACATGCTGGATTATGAAGAAGAGCTTAGAATAGAGTCCAAAAAGCTTGAAAATGGTGCTGTTGTAGTGGACTGTGGAGTCAACGTTCCGGGGAGTTACGATGCGGGAATAATGTACACACAGGTTTGCATGGGAGGTCTGGCAGATGTTGACATCGTCGTGGACACGATAAACGATGTTCCATTCGCATTCGTGACGGAATATACCGATCATCCGGCAATTGCCTGTCTTGGAAGCCAGAAAGCTGGCTGGCAGATAAAGGTTGAAAAATACTTCGCAATGGGTAGTGGCCCTGCGAGAGCACTCGCCTTGAAGCCGAAAAAGACCTATGAGAGAATAGAATATGAGGATGATGCCGACGTGGCAGTCATCGCTCTGGAAGCGAATCAACTTCCCGACGAGAAAGTTGTGGAGTTCATAGCCAAGGAATGTGATGTTGATACAGAAAATGTATACGTTCTTGTTGCACCAACGGCAAGCATTGTCGGCAGCGTTCAGATATCTGGCAGAATAGTGGAGACTGCAATTTTCAAGATGAACGAGATTGGCTATGATCCCAAGCTGATTGTTAGTGGAGCCGGCAGATGTCCGATTTCACCGATTCTCGAGAATGATCTTAAAGCTATGGGATCAACCAACGACAGCATGATGTACTATGGCAGTGTTTTCCTGACTGTCAAGAAGTACGACGAGATTCTGAAGAACGTGCCAAGCTGCACAAGCAGAGATTACGGAAAGCCCTTCTACGAGATATTCAAGGCCGCAAACTACGATTTCTACAAGATTGATCCGAATCTCTTTGCTCCTGCCCAGATCGCCGTCAACGATCTTTCAACGGGCAAAACCTACGTCCATGGAAAGCTCAATGCAGACGTGCTGTTCCAGTCCTACCAGATTGTACCGGAAGAGTAA
- a CDS encoding transcriptional regulator, whose protein sequence is MFDEDIVNPKRILIMTVLFLFREITEGDLAKATKIDWGSLSTHLSRLERRGYIKRKKAITSRGVRTVVAITELGLSEVR, encoded by the coding sequence ATATTTGATGAAGACATTGTAAATCCGAAAAGAATACTGATTATGACTGTTCTCTTCCTTTTTAGAGAGATCACAGAGGGGGATTTGGCTAAAGCCACAAAGATAGATTGGGGGAGTTTATCAACGCATCTTTCAAGGCTTGAAAGAAGAGGATACATAAAGAGAAAGAAGGCCATAACGTCAAGGGGTGTCAGAACTGTTGTGGCCATAACAGAGCTTGGGCTATCGGAAGTACGTTGA
- a CDS encoding YkgJ family cysteine cluster protein: MNQELEPVDKFRFSCYPGISCFNECCQNLNIALTPYDVLRMARGLGVTTTGFLEKYTEMHIGPATGLPVVVLKMSGKCPFVSEKGCAIYSHRPTACRLYPLARVRVGDQIQYYLVREEFCKGHEESMEWHVGEWVRDQGAEEYNSMNDIFFQLITAKNRVCRSLSRDEIRKIYESCFDIDSFRARTGIRDDLEALMEGIRFSISLLLD, translated from the coding sequence ATGAACCAGGAACTCGAGCCTGTGGATAAGTTCAGATTTTCCTGTTATCCCGGAATCAGTTGCTTCAACGAATGCTGTCAGAATCTGAACATTGCACTAACCCCCTATGACGTGCTGAGGATGGCAAGAGGGTTGGGTGTAACTACAACCGGGTTCCTTGAAAAGTACACTGAAATGCACATCGGTCCGGCTACAGGTCTGCCTGTGGTTGTTCTGAAGATGAGTGGAAAGTGTCCCTTCGTCAGCGAGAAGGGCTGCGCGATTTACTCACATCGACCCACTGCATGCAGGCTCTATCCTCTCGCTAGAGTCAGAGTAGGTGATCAAATTCAGTATTATCTCGTGAGGGAGGAGTTCTGCAAGGGTCATGAAGAGAGCATGGAGTGGCATGTGGGCGAGTGGGTGAGGGATCAGGGGGCGGAGGAGTACAACAGTATGAACGATATCTTCTTTCAGCTCATCACCGCCAAAAACAGGGTATGCAGGAGTCTAAGCCGAGATGAGATCAGAAAGATCTATGAGTCATGTTTTGATATTGACAGTTTCAGGGCCAGAACTGGCATTCGAGATGACCTAGAAGCGCTGATGGAAGGTATCAGGTTCTCCATTTCGCTTTTGCTCGACTGA
- a CDS encoding elongation factor EF-2 produces the protein MARAKKVDKIKELMWKPEQIRNMGIVAHIDHGKTTLSDNLLAGAGMISEELAGQQLYLDFDEQEQERGITINAANVSMVHEYEGEDYLINLIDTPGHVDFGGDVTRAMRAVDGVIVVVDAVEGVMPQTETVLRQALRENVKPVLFVNKVDRLIKELELTPQQMQEKLIKVITEVNKLIKSMRPDKYSEWKIEVSEGSVAFGSALYNWAVSVPAQKITGIGFKEVYEYLKEGKVKELAKKSPLYRVVLDMVIKHLPSPIEAQKERIKVIWKGDISSEVGQAMVKCDPKGPIALMITKIVVEPQAGEIAVGRLFSGTLKPGQELFIVDRKAKNRIQTVGLYMGPRRVEVNEIPAGNIVAVIGLRDAVAGSTCTNIEDFTPFESIKHYSEPVVTMAIEAKNPRDLPKLIEVLRKIAKEDPTLHITLNEETGEHLISGMGELHLEVKVERIRRDYNLEVITSPPIVVFRETVTSTSPVVEGKSPNKHNRFYIVVEPLPEKVLQLFKEGAVDMRMDKKERRRILQEAGLPGEEAAGAVEYYEGNLFCDVTKGIQYLNETMELILEGFREAMRAGPLAREPCMGLKVKLVDCKLHEDAVHRGPAQVIPAVRSAIFAAILQANPSLLEPYQKVFITVPQEMMGAVTREIQGRRGQVLEMKTEGDMVTIIAKAPVKEMFGFAGAIRGATSGKAIWSTEHAGFEIVPQNLVTDFVMEVRKRKGLKLEIPKPEDFVGL, from the coding sequence TTGGCAAGAGCCAAGAAAGTCGATAAAATCAAGGAGTTGATGTGGAAACCTGAGCAAATCCGGAACATGGGTATTGTTGCACACATTGACCATGGAAAAACCACGTTGAGCGATAACCTGCTCGCAGGGGCGGGGATGATAAGTGAGGAGCTCGCGGGACAGCAGTTATATCTCGATTTTGACGAACAGGAACAGGAGAGAGGTATAACGATTAATGCTGCCAACGTTTCGATGGTTCACGAATATGAGGGTGAGGATTATCTCATAAATCTCATAGACACTCCGGGACACGTTGATTTTGGCGGAGACGTTACAAGGGCAATGAGGGCTGTAGACGGCGTAATTGTGGTTGTGGACGCAGTCGAGGGAGTGATGCCACAAACAGAAACAGTTCTGAGACAGGCTTTGAGGGAGAACGTTAAACCGGTTCTTTTTGTAAACAAAGTAGACAGGCTGATAAAAGAGCTTGAGCTGACACCGCAGCAGATGCAGGAGAAGCTAATCAAAGTCATTACGGAGGTCAACAAGCTAATCAAATCAATGAGGCCCGACAAGTATTCGGAATGGAAGATTGAGGTTTCTGAGGGCAGTGTTGCATTCGGATCGGCTCTTTACAACTGGGCGGTCAGCGTTCCAGCTCAGAAAATTACCGGAATCGGATTCAAAGAGGTTTATGAGTATCTTAAAGAGGGGAAAGTGAAGGAGCTGGCAAAGAAATCCCCGCTATATCGTGTTGTCCTTGATATGGTTATCAAGCATCTCCCCTCACCGATTGAGGCACAGAAAGAGAGAATTAAGGTTATATGGAAAGGAGATATCAGCAGTGAGGTTGGACAGGCAATGGTTAAGTGTGACCCCAAGGGCCCCATAGCTCTGATGATAACAAAAATCGTTGTTGAACCTCAGGCAGGTGAGATTGCCGTAGGTAGGCTATTCAGCGGCACCCTAAAGCCCGGCCAGGAGCTGTTCATTGTTGACAGAAAGGCGAAGAACAGGATACAGACCGTAGGACTTTACATGGGTCCGAGGAGGGTTGAGGTTAACGAGATACCAGCGGGCAACATCGTTGCCGTTATTGGGCTCAGGGATGCAGTGGCAGGATCAACATGCACGAACATTGAGGATTTCACACCTTTCGAGAGCATAAAGCACTACAGCGAACCCGTGGTTACGATGGCCATCGAGGCCAAAAATCCGAGGGATCTGCCAAAACTGATTGAAGTCCTAAGGAAGATAGCCAAAGAGGATCCAACACTCCACATAACTCTGAATGAGGAAACTGGAGAGCACCTCATCAGCGGTATGGGTGAGCTTCATCTGGAAGTTAAGGTTGAGAGAATCAGAAGGGACTACAACCTCGAGGTAATAACCTCGCCACCAATTGTGGTTTTCAGAGAGACCGTAACGTCAACATCCCCTGTTGTTGAGGGCAAATCGCCAAACAAGCATAACAGGTTCTACATTGTAGTTGAGCCTCTCCCGGAGAAGGTACTGCAGCTTTTCAAAGAAGGTGCGGTCGACATGAGGATGGATAAGAAGGAGAGGAGAAGAATTTTGCAGGAGGCTGGCTTACCGGGAGAGGAGGCTGCTGGAGCAGTGGAGTACTACGAAGGCAACCTCTTCTGTGATGTTACAAAGGGTATACAGTACCTGAATGAGACCATGGAGCTCATCCTTGAGGGTTTCAGAGAGGCCATGAGGGCGGGACCGCTTGCAAGAGAACCGTGCATGGGATTGAAGGTGAAGCTCGTTGATTGTAAGCTGCATGAAGATGCTGTTCACAGAGGTCCTGCACAGGTAATTCCTGCGGTAAGATCAGCGATCTTTGCAGCAATACTTCAGGCGAACCCGTCACTTCTTGAGCCGTACCAGAAGGTGTTCATCACAGTACCACAGGAAATGATGGGTGCGGTGACCAGAGAAATTCAGGGAAGAAGAGGACAGGTTCTTGAGATGAAAACTGAGGGAGATATGGTCACAATAATAGCAAAAGCACCCGTCAAGGAGATGTTCGGATTTGCGGGAGCAATCAGAGGGGCCACATCAGGAAAGGCAATCTGGAGTACCGAGCATGCAGGATTCGAGATAGTTCCGCAGAATCTCGTTACGGACTTTGTTATGGAGGTAAGAAAGAGAAAGGGTCTGAAGCTGGAAATTCCGAAGCCCGAAGATTTTGTTGGGCTTTGA
- the rpsG gene encoding 30S ribosomal protein S7 → MKYGFTKEELLVFGKYDPEEVQIGDPALEGYICLEPKFVPHNHGRHANTPFAKQRVFIVERLINKMMRRGYNTGKKILAYNIVKEAFEIIEKKTKKNPIQVLVDAIINAGPREEVVRLKYGGIAVPKAVDTSSSRRVDIALRNIAEGAKRAAFKSKRSIAQCLADEIIAAANNESRSYAVSKKEEVERVAKSAR, encoded by the coding sequence ATGAAATACGGATTTACAAAGGAAGAGCTTCTGGTGTTTGGAAAATACGATCCAGAGGAGGTTCAGATAGGTGACCCTGCACTGGAAGGATACATCTGCCTGGAACCGAAGTTTGTTCCCCACAATCACGGGAGGCATGCAAACACGCCCTTTGCAAAACAAAGGGTATTCATTGTCGAGAGATTGATAAACAAAATGATGAGGAGAGGTTACAATACCGGAAAGAAGATTCTCGCCTACAATATAGTTAAGGAGGCATTTGAGATTATTGAGAAGAAGACGAAGAAAAATCCGATTCAGGTCCTCGTTGATGCTATCATCAATGCAGGACCAAGAGAAGAAGTGGTCAGGCTGAAGTATGGTGGAATTGCAGTTCCAAAAGCAGTTGACACTTCAAGCTCAAGAAGGGTCGATATAGCTCTCAGGAATATTGCAGAAGGGGCTAAAAGAGCGGCGTTCAAGTCGAAAAGGAGCATAGCTCAGTGTCTTGCTGATGAGATTATTGCTGCGGCCAATAATGAAAGCAGGAGTTACGCCGTTTCGAAGAAAGAGGAAGTTGAGAGAGTAGCCAAGTCAGCGAGGTGA
- a CDS encoding 30S ribosomal protein S12 — MGRGLFAARKLIETKKKFRWSDRRFVRRTLGLAAKADPLEGAPMARGIVLEKIGIEARQPNSAIRKAVRVQLIKNGRQITAFCPGDGAINFIDEHDEVIVEKIGGRMGRSMGDIPGVRYKVVKVNNTSLRELVRGRKEKRLR; from the coding sequence ATGGGTAGAGGGTTATTTGCAGCAAGAAAGCTCATCGAGACGAAGAAGAAGTTCAGATGGAGTGACAGGAGGTTTGTAAGGAGAACTCTCGGACTGGCTGCAAAAGCTGATCCGCTTGAGGGTGCACCAATGGCGAGGGGAATTGTGCTTGAGAAAATCGGAATTGAGGCAAGGCAACCGAACTCGGCTATCAGAAAGGCTGTTAGAGTTCAGTTGATAAAGAATGGTAGGCAGATAACAGCATTCTGTCCCGGAGATGGTGCAATCAATTTCATTGATGAACACGATGAAGTGATTGTTGAGAAAATTGGAGGAAGAATGGGCAGGAGCATGGGAGATATTCCAGGAGTCAGGTACAAAGTGGTAAAGGTAAACAACACAAGTTTGAGAGAGCTTGTGAGGGGAAGAAAAGAAAAGAGACTGAGGTGA
- a CDS encoding NusA-like transcription termination signal-binding factor, whose translation MGVKLSAESIRYLTLFENLTGASVKDCLVYDDKVVFVVKRGDMGVAIGKGGINVERAKELIGKRIEIIEHSEDPAEFIANIFKPIKVNVKLMDKGGVKIAQVSVSPDLKGIVIGKGGKNINKAKELAKRHHDIEDVIVR comes from the coding sequence ATGGGAGTCAAGCTTTCAGCGGAGAGCATCAGATACCTTACACTTTTTGAGAACCTTACAGGAGCGAGTGTAAAGGACTGCCTGGTTTACGACGACAAAGTGGTTTTCGTTGTAAAAAGAGGTGACATGGGTGTTGCAATTGGGAAGGGAGGCATAAATGTAGAAAGAGCAAAAGAGCTCATAGGAAAAAGGATAGAGATTATCGAGCATTCTGAAGATCCTGCTGAGTTCATAGCCAACATTTTTAAACCCATAAAGGTTAACGTCAAGTTAATGGATAAAGGTGGAGTGAAGATCGCCCAGGTTAGTGTAAGTCCGGATTTAAAAGGAATAGTGATTGGGAAAGGAGGTAAAAACATTAATAAAGCCAAGGAACTGGCTAAAAGGCATCACGATATTGAAGATGTGATCGTAAGGTGA
- a CDS encoding 50S ribosomal protein L30e — protein MTDVESLIRAVLKTGGYRLGSKSTLKALKMGEAKAVIVASNCPEDVLEAIKSYDVKVMVYEGNNMELGAFCGKPFSVAAMAITEEIE, from the coding sequence ATGACGGATGTGGAATCTTTGATAAGGGCCGTATTGAAAACCGGCGGGTATCGCTTGGGTAGTAAAAGCACACTGAAAGCGTTGAAGATGGGTGAGGCAAAGGCAGTGATTGTAGCATCAAACTGCCCTGAAGACGTTCTTGAGGCCATAAAGAGCTATGATGTGAAGGTAATGGTCTACGAGGGGAACAACATGGAGCTTGGAGCATTCTGTGGTAAACCGTTCAGCGTTGCAGCGATGGCGATAACGGAAGAGATAGAGTAA
- the rpoA2 gene encoding DNA-directed RNA polymerase subunit A'': MKKEVDYDSIINEYPFPPAIKEEIKAELKRNKLNKTNAKKVVEKCFKAYLANLMEPGEAAGIVAAQSIGEPGTQMTMRTFHYAGVAEINVTLGLPRLIEILDVRKNPSTPMMTIRLLPEYAKDREKAREVANRIEATYVRDVADIEVDIRRLRIIVKPDSKALERKGLSMDDLKNKISKALKIEVEEDESGNFIIQITEPSYKALMVAFDKLKDTVVMGLKEIKRVIIRKEDNEYVLYTEGSNLKKMMKIKGVDFARTTTNNIYEIYEVLGIEAARNAIIKEALDTLEEQGLEVDARHIMLVADVMTADGELRQIGRHGVAGEKQSILARAAFEMTVNNLLDAAVKGEVDYLRGITENIIVGQPIKLGTGDVELVLKLGGRK; encoded by the coding sequence ATGAAAAAAGAAGTAGATTATGATTCGATAATTAACGAGTATCCTTTTCCTCCTGCTATAAAAGAGGAAATTAAAGCTGAGCTTAAAAGAAATAAATTGAATAAAACCAACGCCAAGAAGGTGGTGGAGAAATGCTTTAAGGCTTATCTCGCAAATCTGATGGAGCCGGGTGAGGCTGCCGGTATAGTTGCTGCTCAATCCATAGGAGAACCAGGTACGCAGATGACAATGAGAACGTTCCACTATGCTGGTGTTGCAGAAATCAACGTTACACTCGGTCTGCCAAGGCTTATTGAAATCCTTGATGTCCGAAAGAATCCGTCAACACCGATGATGACCATAAGACTGCTGCCAGAGTATGCAAAAGACAGAGAAAAGGCCAGAGAAGTGGCCAACAGGATTGAGGCAACTTACGTTAGGGATGTTGCGGACATCGAGGTGGACATCAGGAGACTGAGGATAATAGTGAAACCGGACTCGAAAGCTCTGGAGAGAAAAGGACTGTCTATGGATGACCTGAAGAACAAGATATCAAAGGCTCTGAAGATCGAGGTGGAGGAAGATGAGAGCGGTAATTTCATTATTCAGATCACAGAACCGAGCTACAAGGCGTTAATGGTTGCCTTTGACAAGCTCAAGGATACCGTCGTCATGGGACTGAAGGAGATAAAGAGGGTCATCATCAGAAAAGAGGACAACGAGTATGTGCTCTATACGGAAGGTTCAAACCTGAAGAAGATGATGAAAATAAAGGGGGTCGACTTCGCAAGGACCACCACAAATAACATATACGAGATATACGAGGTACTTGGGATTGAAGCAGCAAGGAATGCTATAATCAAGGAGGCTCTGGACACTCTGGAAGAACAGGGTTTGGAGGTGGATGCGAGGCACATAATGCTCGTGGCTGATGTTATGACCGCAGATGGGGAGCTGAGGCAGATAGGAAGGCATGGTGTTGCGGGAGAAAAGCAGAGCATACTGGCCAGAGCGGCATTCGAGATGACGGTAAACAATCTGCTGGATGCTGCGGTGAAGGGTGAGGTTGATTATTTGAGGGGTATTACGGAGAATATAATTGTTGGTCAGCCTATAAAACTCGGTACAGGTGATGTAGAGCTTGTGTTAAAGCTGGGGGGTAGAAAATGA